The Jiangella alba genome includes the window CAGGCCGGCGTCGGCGGGCAGGTCGGGCAGCACGGCCGGCGCCGCGGCCCGGACGGCGAGCGGTTCGAGGTCGTCGGTGCTCACGCTGCACACCGTAGGCTCCGGCCGGGCGCGGAGCGAACGAATTTCCGGCCCGCCGAACCCGTCAGTCGGTGCCGAGCATCAGCGTCCACCACGAGTTGAGCAGCCCGCGCTCCACGCCGAGGCCGACGGACGTGTACGAGCAGTCGAGCAGCCGGTCGCGCTCCTCGCCGTCCCAGTCGCGCACGACCTGCTGGGCGTTGCGCAGCCCGCGTGCCAGGTTCTCGCCCACCGACGCGGTGTAGCCCACGGCGGCGGCGCGGTCCTCCGGCGTCTGCCCGTCCGGGTTGACGTGCGAGTAGTAGAACCGGTCGCGCATGTCGGCGCTGTGCTCGCGGGCGGCGGTGGTGAGCCGCGGGTCGATCCGCAGGTCCGGGCAGCCGGCGTCGGCGCGCGCCTGCTCGGCGGAGTCCAGCAGCTGCGCCTCGGACCTGGACAGGTCCAGCAGCGGCAGCTCGGGGTAATGCGGCGTCGGCTCCTCGGTCGGCTGGTCCGGCGGCTGGATCGTGGGGTCGTCGCTGGGCGGCTCGTCGGTCGGCTCGTCGGACGGTTCGGTCGAGGGCTCCTCGGACGGCTCGTCCGACGGCTCGTCGGTCGGCTCGGACGGCTGCGGCGTGTCGGGCTCGCGCGGCGGCGTCGTCGCGACGAGGTGATCGTCGGAGTCCTCGGCGTCCTGGCCGCTCGAGTCGTCGCCCGAGCCGCCCGATCCGTCGTCGGACTCGTCCGGGGACGGCGTCTCGGACCCGGACGGCGACGGGGTCTCGCCGGGCTCGGTGGGGCTGTCGGACGGCGTGGTGCCGGTGTCGGGTGTCGGCGTCTCGCCCGTCGTGAAGTCGTCGACCCGTGCCCCGCCGTCGGCGCGCGCGTGCAGCACCGGCGGGCCGTCCGTGATCGCCAGGATGATCCCCGCGATCGCCAGCGAGCCGACGAGCAGCACCACGCCGACCCGGGCCAGCAGAGGCACATCCCGGACGCGCCGTTCTCCGTTTCGCGGCAGGTTCGAGCTCACGGGGGCAGATCCTTTCCACCCGGGCCCGGCCGCACGCACCAGATCCCGGTCATTTCGCTGAGAACCGACATTCCGTAGCCATCGGCCAGTTTTGTCCAGGAACCACGCGTCTCAAACATCGATCAAGAAAGCCGGCATGAACAAGGACGGTCACGGAACGAGAGCGTCGAGGTCATACCGGTGAACACGCCGTCCGAAGAAGTTCCGCGGCCGCACCGTCGGCGAAGATGTCTCGCATGAGCGAACAGCAGGAGCGGCTCGTCGTCGCGGCGGCCATCGTCGACGACCTCACGCTGCCGACGCGGCTGCTGACGGCGCGGCGCAGCGAACCACCGGAACTGGCCGGCGGCTGGGAGTTCCCGGGCGGCAAGGTCGAGGCGGGCGAGCGGCCGCTGGACGCGCTGCACCGCGAGCTGCGCGAGGAGCTCGGCGTCGCCGTCGAGGTCGGTGGCGAGATCACCGGGCCGCTGGACGGCCGGTGGCCGCTGGGGCCGGGGCTGACGATGCGGCTGTGGCTCGCCGTCGTCGCCGACGGTGTGCCGGCGCCGCTGGAGGACCACGACGAGCTGCGCTGGCTCGGTCCCGGCGAGTGGGCCGCGGTGCCGTGGCTGCCGGCCGACGTCGCGGTGGTGGAGGCGCTGATCGCGCGCTGCCCGTCGGCGCGGGTCTGACGGCGGGGGTCTGGCGGCGCGGGTCCGGCGGCGCCGGGTCAACTGAGCGGTGGACGACGGCGCTCGCTCGCGGCATTAGCCTGGCCAGTATGACGACCCAGCCCGACCCGATCGACCAGCCCCAGGAGCCGCACGTCCTGCCCGGTGTCCGCGCCTCCGACGACGAGCGCGAGCAGGTCGTCCAGGCGCTGTCGGAGCACGCGACGACGGGTCGGCTCACGCTGGCCGAGCTCGAGGAGCGCATCGGGCTGGCCTACCGGTCCGTCACCAGGGACGATCTCGCCCGGCTGACGGCGGACCTGCCGGGGTCGGGTGGGCTGGCGCCGGCGTCGAGCCCGGGGCCGGTCGTGCGCTCCGACTCCGGCCAGCGCCGCTCCGCGACCAAGTGGATCGTCGCGTTCATGGGCGGAACGGAGAAGCGCGGCCGGTGGCGGGCGGCCGAACGCATCAACGCGGTCGCCGTCATGGGCGGCCACGACATCGACCTGCGCCACGCCGAGCTCGACTCCGACGACACGACGATCGTCGCCATCACCGTCATGGGCGGCATGGACGTGTACGTGCCCGACACCATCGACGTCGAGGTCGGCGGGTTCTCGCTGATGGGCGGGACGGGCGAGCGTGGCAGCCGGCGACCGGCGCGGGCCGGTGCGCCGCGGATCAAGATCCTCGCCTACAACCTCATGGGCGGCATCGACGTGTGGCGGCTGCCGGAGGAGACCAAGGACATGCCGCTGAAGCAGGCCAAGAAGCTGGCCAAGCGCGCGGAGTGACGGCGCGGCCGGGCGGCGCCCGGCAAGCCAAGGTGACCGGCGGCGGGCGCGGCGGCGGCCCCCGGGCCGGGGCGAGAGGGTGCGGCCCGCGAAAGCCCGGGCAAGCGGCGGCGACCCAGGCCGGACGAGCAGCGCGGCGGCGGCCCCCGGGCCCGGCGAGCTGGTGTAGCCCGCGAAAGCCCGGCAAGCGGCGGCGACCCAGGCCGGACGAGCGGCGCGGCGGCGGCGCGCGGGGCCGGATGAGCAGCGAGGCGGTGGCCGGCAGAGCCGGATGAACGGCGGCCGGGCGAGCGGCGGGGCGGTGGCCTGGCAGGGCCGGACGAACGGCGAGGCGGCCGGGCGCGGAGTGCGGCACGCGGGCGACCGACCGACGCCGGGCGGGCCGGACCAATCCGGAGGCGCCGGCCGTCTGGCGGCAGGCGTCCCGTCGGTGGACATAGGGCGGCCCCGCAGGCCGGGCACGGACCTGCGGGGCCGGTCTATATCCGGGACAGCTCCCCCGTGGAAGCGCCCGTGGGCGAGCGCGGGATGCGAGGCGGTGGAGGACTACCTCGTGTCCTGCGCTGGCTCAAACACTAGGCAGCCCCGCTTTCAGATCGCTTTCATCGCGCATTCACTGCTGGTCAGCGCGGAAACGGCCCCGGTCCCCGCGGGTTGCGAGGCCGGGGCCGTGGTGCTGACTGACGTCAGGCGGTGCTGCCGTTGCGGCGGGCGCGGATCGCGATCGCGGCGCCGCCCAGGGCGAGCAGCGCGACGCCGACCACGATCATCCAGACGTTGGACGAACCGGTGTCGGGGAGCTCGTCGCCGTCCTCGTCGCCCTCGTCGTCGCCGGCTGCGACGGTGAAGGAGACCGAGGTCTCGGACGCGGTGAGCTCCGGGTCGCCGCCCTCGACGGCCGCGGAGGCGGTGAGCGTGTACTCACCGTTCTGCAGCGCCTCGTCGGGGGTGAACGTCCAGGCGCCGTCCTCGCCGATCTCGAGCTCGCCGGCCCACTCGTCGGCGGCGGTCTGAACCCGCTCCGACGACTCGGTGACGGTGCCCTCGATGGCCAGCGTCAGCTCGGCACCCGGGTACACGGTGCCGTTGAACGTGACGTCGCCGGTGACGGTGGCGCCGTCCTCCGGCTCGGCGATGGTGACCGCCGGCACGGTGATGCCGAGGCCGGCGACCGTGGCGGACTGGGTGTCACCCTCGAAGGACTGCGTGACGGTGGCGTCGAACCGCTCGCCGACCGGCAGGTCCGCCGACGGCTCGATGGTCCAGGCGCCGTCGTCGCCGACGGTGGCCTCGCCGTAGGTCTCGTCGCCGACGGTCAGGGTGACCGTGGCGCCGGGCTGGCCGGTGCCGGTGAAGCTCGGCCGGGCGTTGCCGGTGGTCTGGCCGTCGGTGGGCGACGCGACCGTGAGCGCCTCGGCCTGCACCTCGGTGGAGGTGAAGGAGCCCTCGACGGTCTCGGACCGGGAGAAGTTGCCGTACGAGGCGGTGACCTCGTAGGTGTGCTCACCCGGCGCGAGGTCGTCGGTGACGGCGACGGAGAACGTGCCGTCGTCGCTGACGCGCCCCTCGTAGGTGGTCTCGCCGTCGACGACCACGCTGACCTTGTGGGTCGAGCGGGCGCCTTCGACGGTGCCGGTGAAGGCCGGCCGCGGGCCGGTCTCGGCGCCGTCCTCGGGCGAGGTGACGACCGGGGTGGCCACGGCGACCGCAAGCTCCCAGTCGCCGCCCAGCAGCGTCAGCGCGTTGTACTGGCCGGTGGCCAGCGAGTAGCCGATGCTGAAGTCGCCGTCGCTGTTGGGCTCCTGCGCCGGGTTCCAGCTGTCGCAGTCGGTGCGACCGTCGTGCGTCGAACCGGAGTTGACACCCAGGGCGTAGTTGCCGACGACGACCGAGCCGCCGCTGTCGCCGCCCAGCATGCAGGCGTTGAAGATGAAGCCGGTGACGTTCTGCTCACCGACCGGCGTGCTCTGCACCGGGACCAGCACCTCGCCGCAGGTCCAGCCCGAGGTGGCGCCGGACTTGCAGGCCTGGGCGCCGGCGACGGCGTCGATCGGGCCGCGGATCGTGACGGAGGCGTCGTCGGGCGCGCCCGAGCCGCCGCCCCAGCCCGCGACCTGCGGGACCGCGGTCCAGTCGGGGTTGGTGATGTCGACCAGACCACCGTCGTGCTCGTTGCCGTAGTGGAACGAGCCCGGCACGAACTCGCCGAGGTCGGGGCCGGGGAACTCCGCCGCCCAGTCCTCGGTGGCCCAGATCGGGCCGTCGAGCTCGATGTGGTGCACCGGGTAGGTGAACTGCTCGCCGGTGGCTTCGTCGACGCCGCAGTGACCCGCGGTGAGGTACCGCGAGTTGCCGTCGGGGTCGTAGCCGCTGAACCCGACGGAGCACCGGCTGAGGTCGAACGCGCCGGTCTCGTCGGGCTCGCTGATCTGGTACGCGTAGCCGTAGCCGCCCTTGTGGTCGCGGGCCGGCTGGACTTCGCGCTCGGTCTTCAGAGCGTCCAGCGGGCCGACGACGACCTGGGCGCCGGTGGCCTCGACGGCAGCGGCGTCGGAGTCGCTGCCGACATTGATGGTGACGGTCTGGCCGTCGATCGAGGCGCCGAGAACGTCGACGCCACGGTCGCGCAGCACGGTGGCCGCGTCGGACGCGGCGCGAGCCCGCTCGGCGTTGGCCAGGTACTGCTCGGGAGCGACGCCGAGATCGCGCTCGATCGCCTCCCGCAGAGTGGCCGGCAGCTGTGCTGCCAGCTCGATGAAGTCGTCGGCGGCGAAGGTCGGGACGGTCACCGGGATCTGTTCGTCGGCCTGGGCCGCGGTGCTGGAGGCGAAGACGCCACCACCCACCACGGCCGAGGCGACGAGCACCCCGGCGAACCGTGCCGCGCCTCGCCGACGCGGCAGCATTGCGCTCACAAATTCTCCAAATACTCCACTTGACATGGCGTTGCCCGGAATCGCCCATTCAGTCGGAATCTGGCGTCTGACGTGCGGAAACCCGGGCGAGATCACGGTACACAAGACCGCCTCGACGTGAGGGCACCATCGCCAACTGGTCACATTGAATTCGCGGAACAATTCTCCCGAGAGAACAACGAGATAGCGTTTGTCAGCGCAAATCCGGACAAGGCCGGGATCAGCGTCCGGCGCCGGCCAGCGTCAGCTCGGCCCGGGCCTCCGCGGCCAGCCGGACGTGCCGGTTCTCGACGGCGACCGCGACGGCGTCGGCGGCGGCCCGGCGCCCGTCGGCGCCGAAGTGGCGCAGCGTCCGCGCGGTGTCCAGGAGCGACAGCGCCCGCATCCACGTCGAGCCGAGCGCGACGGCGATGTCGACCGCCTGCCGGCACGACCGCAGCGCCGCGTCGCGGTCGCCGGCGGCCCGGTGCACCGCGGTCGTCACCGCCGCGGCGTAGTGCGCGTCGTACGACACCGGCGCGGGGGTCTCGACGGCGTCGGCGGCGGCGAGGTCGGCGCGGGCGTCGGCGCACCGGCCGAGTCCGGCATACGCCCGGGCGCGGGTGCGCAGGCAGCGGGCCCGGACCTGGGCCGACAGGAACTCGCGGTCGGCCACGCAGGCCGCGATGACGTCGACGGCGTCCTGGTAGCGGCCCGCCTCGACGTGGATGCAGGCCTGGTTCTCGAACATGATCAGCTCGCCGTACCGGTCGCCCAGCTCGCGGCGCAGCCGGACGGCGTGGTCGGCCGCCGCGACCGCCTCGTCCAGCCGGTGCTGCGCCGCCAGGGTCAGCGTGAGGTTCGTCCACGCGGCGGCCGTGATGCCGGGATGCGACGGCGGCGTGGCCGCGGCGAGCACCGTCCGCGCCGCCTCCTCGTCGTCGCCGCTGTCGCAGCACTCGCGCGCGACCGCGTCGAGCAGCACCAGCAGCCCGGCCGCGTGGTCGACCGCCGGGTACTCGCCGGCGGCCAGCTCGGCCCGGGCCAGCGCGACCAGCTGGGTGCGGCGCGGGTGCAGCCAGGCGTGGATCTCGGACCGGTCGGCGAACGGCCGTCCAGGCGGGCAGTCGTCGGGCGGCTCCGGCACCCCGGGAACGCTGTCGACGGGACGCAGCCGCAGCCGGGCGTTGCGCAGCGTCAGCAGCAGGTGCCCGAGCAGCCGATGCCGCGCCGCCTTGGCCGCGACCGGGTCGGCCACGGCGCGGATGTGGTCGTCGACGAGGTCGTGCCAGCCGTAGCCGCCGCCGGGGGCGGCTTCGAGCAGCCGGATGTCGGCCAGCCGGTCCAGCAGCCGCCGCGCGTCGTCGACGTCGACCTCCCAGACGACGGCGGCGGTCTCGGCCTCGACGGTGGCGCCGGTCAGCGCCGCCAGCAGCCGGTATCGCTGTGCCTGGACGGGCTGCAGGCTGACGTAGGTGGCGTCGAGCATCGCGCGGACGGCCAGCCCGCCGGCCCGCAGCTCGCCGAGGCGGTCGCCGTCGCTCAGCCGCCCGGCGAAGTGCTCGATCGGCCACGCCGGGCGGGTGGCCAGCCGGCCCGCGGCGATGCGGACGGCCAGTGGCGACCCCGCGCACCGGTCCAGGACGGCGGTCGTGGCGCCGGGCTCGGCGGCCAGGCGGTCGGCGCCGACGACGGACGCCAGCAGCTCGCGTGCCTCCGGCTCGGAGAACATGCCGAGGTCGGCCCGCGCGTCGGCGGGGAGGTCGGGGATCCGCCGCCGGCTGGTGACGATGACGGCGCACCCCGACTCCGCCGGCAGCAGCGAACCGACGGTGTCGGGGTCGGCGTCGTCCATGAGCACCAGCAGCCGGCGGCCGGTGCACAGGCGCCGGAACAGCTCCGCGCGCTCCAGCGGGCACGGCGGGAGGTCAGGGCCGCCGACGCCGAGCGCGCGCAGCAGCCCGGCCAGCGCGTCGGTGCCGAGCGCGGCGGCGTCGCTGCTGGTGCGGAGGTCGGCGAAGAGCTGGCCGTCGGGGTAGCGGTCGAGCACCTCGTGCGCCACGCGCAGCGCCAGCGTCGTCTTGCCGGTGCCGCCGGGGCCGGACACGACCACCGTCCGGCAGCGGCCCGCGGGCGCTGCGTCGTCGCGCAGGGCGGCGGTGAGCGTGGCGACCTCCTCGGCGCGGCCCACGAAGGACGGCGGCCGGGACGGCAGCTGAGCGGGCCGGGTGCCCGGACCGGCGGGCACGGCGACGGGCGCCGGCCTCGGCTCGGCGGACGGCCCGGACGGCGCCGCGGCGAGGCCCCGGGCGTCGTCGGGTGCGGCGAGGTCGTCGCCGGTGAGCAGCCGGGCGTGCAGCGCGGCCAGCTCCGGGCCGGGACGGCGTCCGGCGGCACGCAGCGCCTGGATGGTGCCGTGGAAGACGCCGAGCGCGTCGCCCTGACGGCCCTCGCGGTAGAGCGCGATCATCAGCTGGCCGGCGGCACGCTCGCGCTCCGGGTACGCGTTCACCAGCGCCCTCAGTTCGCGGATGACGCCGTCGTCGGGACCGTGCAGCGCCAGCCGCAGCTCGTGCGCCCGCTCGGCCACCGACAGCACCTCGTCCAGCAGCGACGGCGCCGTCTGGCGGGTCAGGACGTCGGGCCAGAGGCCGGCCAGCGGGTTGCCCCGCCACAGCAGCAGCGCCTGGTCCAGCAGGGCCAGCCGCCCGGGGAGGTCGCCGAGGGCGCGCGCCGCCGCGGACAGCCCGCGCAGCCGTGTCACGTCGACGACGTCGGGCGGCAGCTCGAGGCGGTAGCCGTCGCCGGTGGACTCGACCGCGGTGCGGCCCAGCACCGCCCGCACCCGGGTGACGTGCGTCTGCAGCGCGGCCCGCGGGTGCTCGGGTTGCGCGTCGGGCCAGAGCAGCCGGGCCAGCGTGCCGTGCGAGACGACCCCGCCAGGACGCAGCGCCAGCGCCGCGAGCACCACCGCCGGCCGCCCGGACGGCACCGGCACCGGCTGGCCGTCGCGGCGCACCTCGACGGCGCCGAGCAGCCGGATGTCCAGCTGGGCGCCGGGCTCCGCGACCTCGCCCGGACCGCCGTGCGGCCCGGCCTCGAGGTCACGGGTGTGGGTCACGGCCGCTCCGCCACCAGGTCGCGCAGTTCGGCGGCGCGCGCCGAGTCGAGCGACTCGAAGATGCGCAGCGCCGCGGTCCAGTGGGTCAGGGCGGCCTCGGCGTCGCCGGCGCCGGCCCGGCTGTGGCCCAGCTCGGCCAGCGCCTCGGCCTCGACGTCGGTGAGGTGGCCCTCGCGGGCGAGCGCCGCCGCCCGGGCGGCCGGTCCGCCGCCGTCGCGGCCGGCCCGGCGCAGCGCGTTGGCCTCCTTGACCAGCCCGGTGGCCTGCAGCGGCACCGAGCCCAGCTCGACGGCGACCGTGACGGCGCGCTGGAACCCGGCCACGGCGTCGTCGTCGGCGCCGGTCTCGAGTGCGAGGTGGGCGAGCGCCACCAGCTGGTCGAACAGCTCGACGCCGGGTTCGTCGCCGAGGTCCGCACCGGTCAGCTCGAGGTGGCGCCGCGCGTCGTCGAAGCGGCCCCGGCTGATCTGCACGTGGGCGAGGTTACGCCGGCAGCGCCGCCGCACCTCCGGGGACAGGACGTCGTCGGCCTCGGCGCACCGCTCGAACAGCTCGGCCGCCTCGTCGTAGCGGCCGTCCAGCTCGTGCCAGACGGCCATGTTGTGCAGCATGATCACTTCGCCGTACCGGTCGCCGAGCTCGCGGCGGACGGCCAGGCCGCGAGCGCCGGCCTCCAGCGCCTCCTGCCGGCGACTCTGTGCGCCCAGCGACAGCGCCAGCGCGTGCCAGGCGCGCGCCGTCAGCACCGGGTCGCCGAGCTTGGCCGGGACGTCCAGGACGGCCCGCGAGAGGTCCTCGGTGTGCGCCTCGCGGCAGCACTCGTACCGCGCCCGGGCCAGCGCCAGCAGCAGCGCCGCCGACTCGTCGACGACGTCCTGCTGGTCGGCGTGCAGGCCGGCCAGGCCCAGCGACGTCATCAGCGCGGTGTGCGGGTGCAGCCAGGCGTGGATCTCGGCGCGGTCGGCGAACGAGCGCCCGGCCACCTCGTGCGGGAACCACGGCCCGGGCTCGACGCCGTCGCTGCCCGGCCGCAGCACCGGCCACAGGTTGTGCAGGCAGCGCAGGTAGTAGCGGACGAGGCGGCGGCGGGCGGCGATGACGCGGTGGGAGTCGGCGACGGCACGCAGGTGGTCGTCGACGAGGTCGTGCCAGCGGTACTCGTCGGGCGCGGAGGAGTCGATCAGCCGGACGTCGACCAGGTGCTCGAGCACGCCGCGGGCGTCGTCGGCGGCGACGTCCCAGGTGGCGGCCGCGGTCTCGACGTCGACGGTGGGACCGGGGACGGCCGCGAGCAGCCGGAACCGGAACGCGACGGCGGGGTCGAGGCCCTGCACGGACGCCGTCAGCATGGACCGCACGCTGAGGTCGCCCATCTCGAGCTCGTCGAGCCGGCTGGTCAGCAACCGCTCGGCGAAGTGGTCGATCGGCCACGCCGGCCGGGTGACCAGCCGCCCACCGGCGATGCGCAGCGCCAGCGGCGACCCCTTGCACGCGCTGACGACCAGCGCCGTCGCGTCGGGCTCGGCGGCCAGGCGCGCCGGGCCGACCATCGACTCGAGCAGCTCGTAGGCGTCCTCGTCGGAGAACAGCGCGAGGTCGATCTGCACGTCGGCCGGGATCATGCTCAGCTGCGGCCGGCTGGTGACCAGCACGCTGCAGCCGCCGGCGCCGGGCAGCAGCGGCGTCAGCTGGGCGGCGTCGCTGGCGTCGTCGAGCACCACCAGCAGCCGGCGGTGCGCGCAGGCGGAGCGGAACAGCGCGGCCCGCTCGTCCAGCGTCGCCGGGATCTCCTCCTCGGGGGTGGCCAGCGCGCGCAGGAACTCGGCCAGCACCTCGGCGGGGTCGGCGGGGACGGTGGACCCGCGCAGCTCCGCGAACAGCTGGCCGTCGGGGTGCGCCTCGCGCAGCGCATGCCCGACGTGCAGGGCCAGCGTGGTCTTCCCCGACCCGCCCGGCCCCGAGATCAGTCCCAGCCGGGCCCACGACCGGTTCTCCGACAGCACGGCCGTGAGCAGGTCGATCTCGTGCTCGCGGCCGACGAACTGCGCCGTCGACCGTGGCAGCTGCACCGGCGGGCGCACCACGGGCGCCGCCGCACCGGCCGCCGCGGCGGCGCCGGAGCCGTTCGCCGTGCCGGGCGCCGCCGCCAGCAGCGTCGGGTCGGTGTCGAGGATGCGCCGGTGCAGGTCGGTGAGCTCGGGACCGGGATCGATGCCCAGTTCGTCGCGCAGCACCGTGACGACCTCGTGGTACGCCGCGAGCGCGTCGCCCTGCCGGCCCTGGCGGTAGAGCGCGAGCATGAGCTGCGCCCAGAGCCGTTCCCGCCACGGGTGCGCCGCGACCAGGCGGCGCAGCGACGGCACGAACTCCTCGTCGGTGCGGTCGAGCCGCAGCCGGAGCTCGTTCATCCGCTCCGTAGCCGACAGCAGCTCCTCGACCAGCAGCGGCG containing:
- a CDS encoding CAP domain-containing protein; translated protein: MPLLARVGVVLLVGSLAIAGIILAITDGPPVLHARADGGARVDDFTTGETPTPDTGTTPSDSPTEPGETPSPSGSETPSPDESDDGSGGSGDDSSGQDAEDSDDHLVATTPPREPDTPQPSEPTDEPSDEPSEEPSTEPSDEPTDEPPSDDPTIQPPDQPTEEPTPHYPELPLLDLSRSEAQLLDSAEQARADAGCPDLRIDPRLTTAAREHSADMRDRFYYSHVNPDGQTPEDRAAAVGYTASVGENLARGLRNAQQVVRDWDGEERDRLLDCSYTSVGLGVERGLLNSWWTLMLGTD
- a CDS encoding AfsR/SARP family transcriptional regulator; translated protein: MHRDGVTIPVPPGRPTVILAALAARPGSVVPVDALAGWLWPDDEPVHPRAAIQTHVARLRAALGDGFVQAAGDGYRLDLPPEAVDVSRFRELVAAGRDAEPATELTLLREALALWRGDPLAGLNPDDLEKATAPLLVEELLSATERMNELRLRLDRTDEEFVPSLRRLVAAHPWRERLWAQLMLALYRQGRQGDALAAYHEVVTVLRDELGIDPGPELTDLHRRILDTDPTLLAAAPGTANGSGAAAAAGAAAPVVRPPVQLPRSTAQFVGREHEIDLLTAVLSENRSWARLGLISGPGGSGKTTLALHVGHALREAHPDGQLFAELRGSTVPADPAEVLAEFLRALATPEEEIPATLDERAALFRSACAHRRLLVVLDDASDAAQLTPLLPGAGGCSVLVTSRPQLSMIPADVQIDLALFSDEDAYELLESMVGPARLAAEPDATALVVSACKGSPLALRIAGGRLVTRPAWPIDHFAERLLTSRLDELEMGDLSVRSMLTASVQGLDPAVAFRFRLLAAVPGPTVDVETAAATWDVAADDARGVLEHLVDVRLIDSSAPDEYRWHDLVDDHLRAVADSHRVIAARRRLVRYYLRCLHNLWPVLRPGSDGVEPGPWFPHEVAGRSFADRAEIHAWLHPHTALMTSLGLAGLHADQQDVVDESAALLLALARARYECCREAHTEDLSRAVLDVPAKLGDPVLTARAWHALALSLGAQSRRQEALEAGARGLAVRRELGDRYGEVIMLHNMAVWHELDGRYDEAAELFERCAEADDVLSPEVRRRCRRNLAHVQISRGRFDDARRHLELTGADLGDEPGVELFDQLVALAHLALETGADDDAVAGFQRAVTVAVELGSVPLQATGLVKEANALRRAGRDGGGPAARAAALAREGHLTDVEAEALAELGHSRAGAGDAEAALTHWTAALRIFESLDSARAAELRDLVAERP
- a CDS encoding Ig-like domain-containing protein: MLPRRRGAARFAGVLVASAVVGGGVFASSTAAQADEQIPVTVPTFAADDFIELAAQLPATLREAIERDLGVAPEQYLANAERARAASDAATVLRDRGVDVLGASIDGQTVTINVGSDSDAAAVEATGAQVVVGPLDALKTEREVQPARDHKGGYGYAYQISEPDETGAFDLSRCSVGFSGYDPDGNSRYLTAGHCGVDEATGEQFTYPVHHIELDGPIWATEDWAAEFPGPDLGEFVPGSFHYGNEHDGGLVDITNPDWTAVPQVAGWGGGSGAPDDASVTIRGPIDAVAGAQACKSGATSGWTCGEVLVPVQSTPVGEQNVTGFIFNACMLGGDSGGSVVVGNYALGVNSGSTHDGRTDCDSWNPAQEPNSDGDFSIGYSLATGQYNALTLLGGDWELAVAVATPVVTSPEDGAETGPRPAFTGTVEGARSTHKVSVVVDGETTYEGRVSDDGTFSVAVTDDLAPGEHTYEVTASYGNFSRSETVEGSFTSTEVQAEALTVASPTDGQTTGNARPSFTGTGQPGATVTLTVGDETYGEATVGDDGAWTIEPSADLPVGERFDATVTQSFEGDTQSATVAGLGITVPAVTIAEPEDGATVTGDVTFNGTVYPGAELTLAIEGTVTESSERVQTAADEWAGELEIGEDGAWTFTPDEALQNGEYTLTASAAVEGGDPELTASETSVSFTVAAGDDEGDEDGDELPDTGSSNVWMIVVGVALLALGGAAIAIRARRNGSTA
- a CDS encoding DUF1707 SHOCT-like domain-containing protein, with protein sequence MTTQPDPIDQPQEPHVLPGVRASDDEREQVVQALSEHATTGRLTLAELEERIGLAYRSVTRDDLARLTADLPGSGGLAPASSPGPVVRSDSGQRRSATKWIVAFMGGTEKRGRWRAAERINAVAVMGGHDIDLRHAELDSDDTTIVAITVMGGMDVYVPDTIDVEVGGFSLMGGTGERGSRRPARAGAPRIKILAYNLMGGIDVWRLPEETKDMPLKQAKKLAKRAE
- a CDS encoding (deoxy)nucleoside triphosphate pyrophosphohydrolase, coding for MSEQQERLVVAAAIVDDLTLPTRLLTARRSEPPELAGGWEFPGGKVEAGERPLDALHRELREELGVAVEVGGEITGPLDGRWPLGPGLTMRLWLAVVADGVPAPLEDHDELRWLGPGEWAAVPWLPADVAVVEALIARCPSARV
- a CDS encoding AfsR/SARP family transcriptional regulator is translated as MTHTRDLEAGPHGGPGEVAEPGAQLDIRLLGAVEVRRDGQPVPVPSGRPAVVLAALALRPGGVVSHGTLARLLWPDAQPEHPRAALQTHVTRVRAVLGRTAVESTGDGYRLELPPDVVDVTRLRGLSAAARALGDLPGRLALLDQALLLWRGNPLAGLWPDVLTRQTAPSLLDEVLSVAERAHELRLALHGPDDGVIRELRALVNAYPERERAAGQLMIALYREGRQGDALGVFHGTIQALRAAGRRPGPELAALHARLLTGDDLAAPDDARGLAAAPSGPSAEPRPAPVAVPAGPGTRPAQLPSRPPSFVGRAEEVATLTAALRDDAAPAGRCRTVVVSGPGGTGKTTLALRVAHEVLDRYPDGQLFADLRTSSDAAALGTDALAGLLRALGVGGPDLPPCPLERAELFRRLCTGRRLLVLMDDADPDTVGSLLPAESGCAVIVTSRRRIPDLPADARADLGMFSEPEARELLASVVGADRLAAEPGATTAVLDRCAGSPLAVRIAAGRLATRPAWPIEHFAGRLSDGDRLGELRAGGLAVRAMLDATYVSLQPVQAQRYRLLAALTGATVEAETAAVVWEVDVDDARRLLDRLADIRLLEAAPGGGYGWHDLVDDHIRAVADPVAAKAARHRLLGHLLLTLRNARLRLRPVDSVPGVPEPPDDCPPGRPFADRSEIHAWLHPRRTQLVALARAELAAGEYPAVDHAAGLLVLLDAVARECCDSGDDEEAARTVLAAATPPSHPGITAAAWTNLTLTLAAQHRLDEAVAAADHAVRLRRELGDRYGELIMFENQACIHVEAGRYQDAVDVIAACVADREFLSAQVRARCLRTRARAYAGLGRCADARADLAAADAVETPAPVSYDAHYAAAVTTAVHRAAGDRDAALRSCRQAVDIAVALGSTWMRALSLLDTARTLRHFGADGRRAAADAVAVAVENRHVRLAAEARAELTLAGAGR